In Harpia harpyja isolate bHarHar1 chromosome Z, bHarHar1 primary haplotype, whole genome shotgun sequence, a single window of DNA contains:
- the GLYCTK gene encoding glycerate kinase: MSLREHALSLFRRAVGTVQPAPMLKRAVKLQGDRCPQLVVKGQAFPVKRDLYLVGFGKAVLGMAAAAEEVLGDHLIRGIISVPLGIQESLQRAGMQEMLLKPRSKIQVIEGAKNNLPDSEALKGAAAIQELAEGLTADDLLLVLISGGGSALLPAPIPPILLEEKEKLTKMLASRGAAIQELNIVRKTLSLLKGGGLARLAYPAQVVSLILSDVIGDPLDIIASGPTAASSHSVQDCLQILTKYNLLLNLPKSVETVLSSSPSEPTAPEDYSHVCNIIIGSNTLALDEAKRQAEGLGYATLILSTAICGEVSRISMLYCQLIQLVCLGFAGLGEGPLSDKVRGNLLQLAAELEIPGLNLAEFLRALRGLGPERPVCILAGGETTVQLQGTGKGGRNQELALRVGLGLHRAQAMETSSPPGRCEIVFLSGGTDGQDGPTEAAGAFCSPELVDEALQEGLDVEAFLSNNDSYTFFSQFQGGRHLLVTGLTGTNVMDIQTILIRATERS, from the exons ATGTCCCTCCGCGAGCATGCACTGTCCCTATTCCGCAGGGCGGTGGGCACCGTCCAGCCGGCTCCAATGCTGAAGAGGGCTGTGAAGCTCCAGGGAGACAGGTGCCCTCAGCTGGTGGTGAAGGGCCAGGCCTTTCCAGTGAAGAGGGACCTGTACCTGGTGGGTTTTGGCAAAGCTGTGCTGGGGATGGCTGCGGCAGCAGAAGAGGTCCTGGGAGACCACCTCATTCGGGGGATCATCAGTGTGCCACTAGGCATTCAGGAGAGCCTGCAGCGAGCAGGAATGCA GGAGATGCTCCTGAAGCCACGCAGCAAAATCCAGGTCATCGAAGGTGCCAAGAACAACCTCCCAGACTCAGAGGCTCTGAAGGGAGCAGCTGCCATACAGGAGCTGGCTGAGGGCCTGACTGCAGATGACCTGCTCCTTGTGCTCATCTCAG GGGGTGGATCAGCCCTACtgcctgctcccatccctcccaTCCTCCTTGAAGAGAAGGAGAAACTCACAAAGATGCTGGCTTCCCGAGGAGCTGCCATACAAGAGCTGAATATTGTCCGGAAGACTCTGTCCTTGCTGAAGGGTGGAGGGCTAGCCCGGCTCGCATATCCTGCACAG GTGGTGAGCCTCATCCTTTCTGATGTTATTGGTGACCCCCTGGACATCATAGCAAGTGGGCCCACTGCTGCCAGCTCCCACAGTGTCCAAGACTGCCTGCAGATACTCACCAAATACAACCTGCTGCTCAACCTGCCCAAGTCAGTGGAAACGGTCCTGTCCAGCTCTCCCTCCGAGCCCACTGCTCCAGAAGACTACTCCCACGTTTGCAACATCATCATCGGATCAAACACGCTGGCTTTAGACGAGGCCAAACGCCAAGCCGAGGGCCTGGGCTATGCCACTCTGATTCTGAGCACAGCAATCTGTGGTGAAGTCAGCCGCATCTCCATGCTGTACTGCCAGCTGATCCAGCTGGTCTGCCTGGGCTTCGCCGGCCTTGGAGAAGGGCCCCTGAGTGACAAGGTGAGGGGGAATCTCCTGCAGCTGGCCGCAGAGCTAGAGATCCCAGGTTTGAACCTTGCCGAGTTTCTGCGTGCCCTGCGAGGATTAGGGCCTGAAAGACCAGTCTGCATCCTGGCCGGTGGAGAAACCACAGTTCAGCTCCAAGGTACTGGTAAGGGAGGGAGGAACCAGGAGCTGGCCCTTcgtgtggggctggggctgcacaggGCACAGGCCATGGAGACCAGCAGCCCCCCAGGCAGGTGTGAGATTGTCTTCCTCAGCGGGGGAACAGACGGGCAGGATGGGCCGACAGAGGCGGCAGGGGCCTTCTGCAGCCCAGAGCTGGTGGATGAGGCGCTGCAGGAGGGCCTTGATGTGGAGGCCTTTCTCAGCAACAATGACTCCTATACATTCTTCAGCCAGTTCCAAGGTGGGCGTCACCTCCTGGTGACAGGTTTGACAGGCACCAATGTCATGGACATCCAGACCATTTTAATTAGAGCCACAGAGAGATCATGA